Within the Microbacterium terricola genome, the region CGTCGTCATCTACACGATGATCCTCAAGCGCCGCACCGAGCAGAACATCGTGTGGGGCGGCATCGCCGGCTGCTTCCCCGTCGTGATCGGCTGGACCGCCGTGACCGGCTCGCTCGCCTGGCCACCCGTGATCCTCTTCGTGCTCGTGTTCCTCTGGACGCCGCCGCACTACTGGCCGCTGTCGATGAAGTACAAGGACCAGTACGACAACGTCGACGTGCCGATGCTCGGAGCGACCCGCAACGGCTCGCAGGTCGGTCTGCAGGTCATCCTGTACGCGTGGGCGACCGTCGCATGCTCGCTGCTGCTGATCCCGGTCGCGCAGATGGGGCTCGTGTACACGGTCTCGGCGCTCGTGTTCGGCGGATGGTTCATCTACGAGTCGCACCGGCTCTACAACCGCGCGGTGCGCGGCACGGAGCCGCGGCCGATGCGCGTGTTCCACGCCTCCATCACGTACCTGACGCTGATCTTCGTGGCCATCGCGGTCGACCCGCTGCTGCCCTTCTGATCCACGACAACGCCGCGGCGCGGCAATGCCGAAGGGCCCGAGGTCGAGACCCCGGGCCCTTCGGCATTCCGCACTGATCAGCGTGCGGCGGTGAGGTCCTTCTCGTCCGCCTCGACGACCTCGATGTCGTCGAGGGTCCGCTCGTCGCGGTCCTCGGCGACGGCGGGCTCGTCCACCGCGTCCTCGGGGGACTCGACGACCTCCACCGGGAGGGCAGGACGCAGGGTCGACAGCGCGGCGATGGCCAGCGCCAGCAGGATGCCGACGACGCCGGCGCCCACGAGCACCGCGCCGACGACGGCCACCGACTGGCCGACGTAGACCTCGATACCCGTCGCCGTGCCGGCGGTGAGCGCTGCCGACATCACGCCGATCTTGTCGACGAGCATCAGTGCGCCTGCGGCGGCGCTGGCGGCGGAGGCGACGATGAGCCCCCAGAACGGGGTGCTGCGGGCAAGGCTCGGGCGGTGGGACATTCGTGAATCACTCCTCGGGCGCGGCACGGTCGGCCGCGGCATCCCTCACCCTTGCAAGGCTGTTCGTGCGCGACCGATGCGAACCCTATGGATCTGCTGTGCGGCTGTGTCCGTCATCGTGGCCGCGGGCTGTTTCAGATTGAGTGCGAGGACCGTGTAGGCGGCGGCCGAGAGCGAGGCGAGCATCATGTGGATGCCGACGAGGATCTCGGGGAGACCCTCTCGGGCCTGCCAGATGCCGACGCCGATCTGCACCAGGATCGCGACGACCAGCACGAGCGTCCACGCCCGCACAGGGAGCTTCAGCACCCACGCCGAGATCGCGAGGACGGTCACGAGCGCCGCCAGGATGTATCCGGGCCACGAGTGGACGTGAGCGAGGACCGTCGCATCGAAGCCGGTCCGGATGATGTTCTCGTCGCCCGAGTGCGGGCCGGACCCGGTGGTGAGCACGCCGAAGAGGATCGTGGTCGCAAGCGCCACGCCTGTGACATGCGTGAGGACCGCGAACCACGTCGGCACCGCGCGCACGCGCTGACCCTCGCCCGCGTTCATCCGCACGAGGTAGGCGGCGGTGACGCAGACCAGGAGCAGGGAGGCGGTGTAGTGGAACCCCACCACGAAGGCGTTCAGGTCCGAGACCA harbors:
- a CDS encoding heme o synthase — translated: MDISTTSHTTAATVPHSLGRTIRAYITLTKPRVLELLLVTTVPVMILAQNGMPSIWLVLATVIGGSMSAGSAAAFNMYLDRDIDAHMQRTVNRPLVTGEVSPRGALIFAWTLAVVSTVWLLVTTNWLAATLSAAAIFFYVVIYTMILKRRTEQNIVWGGIAGCFPVVIGWTAVTGSLAWPPVILFVLVFLWTPPHYWPLSMKYKDQYDNVDVPMLGATRNGSQVGLQVILYAWATVACSLLLIPVAQMGLVYTVSALVFGGWFIYESHRLYNRAVRGTEPRPMRVFHASITYLTLIFVAIAVDPLLPF
- a CDS encoding dinucleotide-utilizing enzyme, whose translation is MSHRPSLARSTPFWGLIVASAASAAAGALMLVDKIGVMSAALTAGTATGIEVYVGQSVAVVGAVLVGAGVVGILLALAIAALSTLRPALPVEVVESPEDAVDEPAVAEDRDERTLDDIEVVEADEKDLTAAR
- a CDS encoding COX15/CtaA family protein — encoded protein: MSASSVPPAPAPPALIGRPLRVLAWLSFLAEVVIIGTGGAVRLTWSGLGCSEWPLCTPESLVPLPEQGIHGLIEFGNRTMTGLVGLLALAVLLLTLRAIGTGLVTRALWFAGGGIALGVAAYFAAAPFGLPAFGFFSGALLLAVVVAGVDSLRRVTRRRDLAALAWIVLGGVMAQAVVGGIAVVSDLNAFVVGFHYTASLLLVCVTAAYLVRMNAGEGQRVRAVPTWFAVLTHVTGVALATTILFGVLTTGSGPHSGDENIIRTGFDATVLAHVHSWPGYILAALVTVLAISAWVLKLPVRAWTLVLVVAILVQIGVGIWQAREGLPEILVGIHMMLASLSAAAYTVLALNLKQPAATMTDTAAQQIHRVRIGRARTALQG